AGCTAATCGATTTGACATTGAATTAATCTGCCCCAAAAGACCAGTAGATTCGTAGTCATAGGTGGCCAATTTCATGGTTGTTTATCCCTAGTTCCTTTCTTGCAAGAGAGGCTCCAGAGTAAAAAGCACAAACACATACCATACCCACGCTAACCTTCTTTGGGTATGTAGTCTTCCCGAACTTAGAGTTTTCCCTTGCCTTCGCCGTTACAAATTACGCTCTGATgcatatgtgagttctttattggCTAATCCTTGTTGGCAGAATTTTACATGATGTGGCTCTCAAAACATTTGTTATTCTCACGCCTTTTTGCCTTTGACGTGGTTGATTCGCTGTTGCAGACCATTCTAACTTGAAAACATTTGTTATTGTCATGAATGAAAGCTCTTCCCTTTTTTGCCTTTGATGTGGCTGACGTGCTCGCTGTTACAGATCATTCTAACTTGACAACCATTTGCGTTGTCATGAAAGCTCTTCTCGTTTTGCCTTTGCATGAGGCTGGTGCGCAGATACTTATTTTAGTCATTCATCAGTTGGTCAATTCACAGATTTGAACGAGAGGCACACTAAATTCTGACTGCTAGTGTTAATCGGCAACTTGATTTGGGATGATTGCACATTGTATCCCTTGTACGGCGTAAGTTTTGTAAGATCTGAAAATTAGAGCACTAACAGTCAAAGATCTGACATTGCAGTACCAACAGTCAGGAATGCTCCCCTATAAATGTTTTTTGCAGCTGTTTGTTGAAAGTTTTCGACTTAGTGTAATATCTGAACTCATCAGGTCTATGATTTCAAGAGCTTTTAGCACTGCAAATAGTGTCTCGTGATATTTTTGTTCCCCTTTATCCTACAATGACATGCAAGGATACCAAGGCTAAATCTTGGTCACTACCTTCTAATCTTCTTTTACCTTGTTGAATTGTAGAGCGCCAGAGACTGGTACCAGTTCCAGCGGGCACGTTATGATGATGTGACAAGAGAGTTTAGAAACTTCAGGTAAAAGCTACAACAACTTCCATTTTaatccctctgtaaagaaaatataagagtaagctaaacattcttatatttctttacgggaGGGAGTATAGTGTTTATGACTACTCGAATGATTAATTATTATGATTGGTTGAGCTTGTGTTGTCTGAAAGGGTGGCGCCTTaatgtaatttttctttttctttttggcaggCTTGAGGTTGTGTGGTCTGAAAGGGTGGCTAACCTGCTTGATTTGGCTTACAAGGTGGGTTGTCCTATTGTCGTTGGTGGTGTGGTCATGAAAGGGATTGCCTATCGGGTGCTTGCCTATCAGAAGATGTGATGGGGGTAATGGCCATGTGCTGCTCTGTTCATTAGTGCAGATGCGTGTGCACTTGTCGTGAGCACTCTGGTTGTGGTAACTGGGAACTGCCTGCAAGAGCAGATAACCATGTAGAAATAAATGGTTTGTTGCGTGCGTGTCTTGATCCGTTGTGTGTCATGGACCAGTGGTTTTGACTTGATGTAATTGTGTCTAAGCGTACTTCTTCCTGGTAATGGTGTTGGTGCACTTGGTTTGATGAAGAATGGTTTTTTTGAGCCTTGGTTTGATGAAGAATGTTGTGTTTGCTTTCAACTTTTGTTTGTGCTTGTGGAAGTACTGATTGTGAGGTTCTCCGTTTGCATGCTGTTCAGGGGTCTGGTTTATGTACTGTGGACTTGGCCACTTTGCTTTTTGTGGCGGTAACTTTGTCAATTTTCCCCATACTGGTCAAGTTTGTAAGCTTTTGACAGTGAAGCGATAAGCTGGAACTGTTGTGCCTGATGATGTCCAACTTACCCATACAATTTTGAGGACGTGTATATCAGAGTACCAATTATCCATACTACTTGTCCATACAACCGTTCTGTGACATGGACAGGTGGTTATGACAGTAATTTATTTTTGTCAAAGCGTACTTCGTCCCCGTGATGTTTATTGCACTTGTTTGTTTGATGAAGAATGTTTTTGTTTGTGCTTGTGAATGTACTGAGTGGAGTGAGGTTTCTCCGGTTGCACTTTGTTCAGGGGGCTCTTTGTTTATTGTGGCGGTAACTTTCTCAACTGTGCCCATACTGCTTAAGTTTATAAGCTTTTGACAGTGAAGCAATAAGCTGGAAGTGCTAATGTCCAACTTGTACATGCAATTTTGAGGATGTGTATATCAGGGTACCAATTATTTTTAAACTATATCATTATCTTTGCTGGAAACTCAAGAGAAGAATATATTTTCCAGTGCTATGTGTGCGTAACATTTCTATACGAAACAACTTATCAAGATGCTTTGTATGCCGTAAACATATTTACCATCACTGGAGGTATATGTGTGAGGTTTGTCATGGTACAGTATGGGCCAAACTATTTTTTTTCCCCAAATGCTAACCTTATACTCCTATGACAGGCTAGGGACCTGCACCCGGTAAAAAAGAAACCTAAATGCTTACGTCAGATTGTTAGCGTTCACTGATTTTCAGCATTTCCGAGCGAAcgcccttagagcgcgcgaattcTAAAGCATTTGCTCCACACACATTAAGATGGCAATCTAAGCGAACACATTAGGGAtggcatttctgtttcttgagcaTGGTAGTTTtcactttttgttgttgttgatgtaGTATGACAATTTCCTTGCCAGGATGGCAAATTCTGAGCATGCCAATTTTTACAGTTTTTTTAGGATGGCAATTCTCCATGTTGCAATCATGGCAAATCTTTGAAAATGCATAGGAATAATTGTTCGAAATCAAAATGATCAATTCCTCTTGACGATGGTTACAGGGCGCTTATACATCTCCTGGAGAGACACGACGACCCAGAGGAGGCGTCGGTTCCAGGGAGATGCATCGGTTGCCAGGGACACAGACGTCCGTGCGGTGCAACCGCTTGTCCGTTGGGCAAGGGTAGGTTTCCCTTAATTACAGAATTAATTTCAACACACCTCCTAATCTACGCTTGACCATGTAGAATCATCTTCACGATTGACCGGAAAGCTCTATCATCTCAAAAGATTCTTCTCCAAAAGTTCttcataaaatctttgatgagatccTGAAACATATACTCACAAAGAGAGATAGCGTAATGTGCTGTTTGAACAAGGATATCTCAAGAAGAGACTCCCCCTGATGCTTGCAAGTCCCGAAGTCGTCGCATACCAATTTCATGAACATATTTCTAGAACGTAGAATTTGGTAGAGACATATTTCTAGAACGTAGAATTTGGTAGAGACTTGATAAATAAATCAGCAAGATTTTCGCATGATTTAATTTGCAAGACGTTTATTTCCCCGCTTTGCTAAAAATCATGGGGAAAAACCACTTAGAAGAAATATGCTTAGTAATATTACTCTTAATGTATCTGTGCAACACAGTCCGCATTGTCTTAATAGATAATGGTTGGTGATTCTATCGAACCAATTCCACATGACTGTTGTATGTGGTTTATCACTCTGCGAAGCCATACACATTCGCATGTTGCTTCAAATAATGAAATTATTTCAGAATGATTGGTAGATGTTGCCACCAGAGTCTGTTTTAAAGACTTCCATGATATAGCAGTGCCATCATGTAGGAACACGAAGCCGGACTGTGATTTGGCATTATGGGGATCAGACAAATAGCCGGCATCTACATATCCAATCATATCAGAGTCTTGATTTTTCTGGAACGGGAAAAATAGGCCAAGATCCTTTGTGCCTTGTAGATACCAAAAGATATTCTTCACTCCAGACTAATGACGTTTGGTGGGAGCTGCGCTATGTCTAGCAAGTAGATCCACTGCAAATGCAATATCTAGTCCTgtgcaatttgcaagatacataagtgCTCCAACGGCACTGAGGTATGAAACTTCAGGTCCCAACACCTCTTCTCCATCATCCCTTGGTCTGAACGGATCTTTCTCTGCGTCTAGAGATCGAACCACCATGGGAGTTTTAGATGGATATGAtttgtccatattgaatttctctaATATTTTTTGGATATAGGCAGCTTGGTGTACCATGATTCCTGAGGGAATGTGCTGAAGTTGAATACCTAAGAAAAATTTGGtcttacccaaatccttcatctcaaattccatcttcaggtgattgcgtgcttcatcaatgtctggtgtgttgccaatgatgttgagatcatcaacatacatagaaatgatgcaaaatcctatagaggacttcttgatgaaaacacatgggcaatcAACACTACTGGAATAACCTTTCTGAAGAAGGAACTCACGGAGTCGGTTGTACCACATCCGTCCTGACTGTCTTAAGCCATATAATAACTTATTCAACTTTACACAATACATGTTGCGTTTTGCACTTTTATTCGGGACAGGGATTCCATCAGGAACCTTCATATATATGTCTGGATCCGGTGACTCGTAAATATATGCGGCCACGACGTCCATCAACTGCATAGATAGTCTTTTGCACTGCTAAGGATATAAGATATCGCAAAGTGGTTGCACTCATTACTGGTGAATATGTTTCAGTGAAATCAATGCCGGGTTTCTGCAAGAAACCTTGTGCTACATGCCTTGCtttatatctcaccacctcattTTTCTCATTCCGTTTCCGGAGGAAAACCCATTTGAATCCCACAGGGGAAACATTGGGAGGTGTAGGTATTGCTTTAGTGAATACCTTTCTTTTGTTAAGCAAGGCAATATATGCTTGGATTGCATCCTTCCATTTAGGCCAGTCGGAGTGCTTTTGGCACTTAATGATAGACCTTGGATCATGATCACTGAGAAGGGTATCTGCAATCTTTTCAGCAAAACATATGTCGACAGTCGTAGTCTTACGGTCAAATGATTCACCAGAATCAACATAGTTGATGAAAATTTTTTGCACCCCTAGTGACTCTTCGTGATTTCCCAATACGATTGAGTCTGGGTGTTCCGATATCCCAGCCAGTTTGTGCACACTGGAGCTGGGTTGTGGAGGTTGCccttccactgggtgtatactacccatcaggTGTTTGCCAATGTTGAGTTGACATGCATTTACCGACTCTGAGGTTTTTATCCTCAATTTCCTTTGCTGCTTGCTAGAAGCATGCTCCAGGTCAGAGGTCGTACTACTCCCCCTCTTTTTAGGAATAGGGAGTTGAGTGGTTTttattggtacctccactctttctggcGCGTTTCTGGCTGGATTTAAGGATTTTGTAACATCTTTCATATCAGTAAATGAATCTGGTAGATTATTTGCAAGATGTTGCAAACTAATAATCTTCTGAACTTGAAGTTCGGTCTCTTGGGCACGTGGATCAGATGACTAAATGGCATGAGCATTCCAATCAATTTCCGGACATTCTttctggtacttgaaatctccccctaatgccgaaAAATATTCCTCATTAAATATGCAATTAGCGTGATGGGTTGGGAATAGATCCCCAGTCAGGGGTTCCAGGTACTTGATAATCGACGATGATttgtaccccacatagatccccaACTTCTTGTGTGGGCCCATATATGCCCACTGTGGTGGTGAGATCGGGATGTATGCAGCACATCCGAACTTACGCAGATGGGAAATGCTAGGAGGATTTCCACGTACCAATTCCAGAGGGGAAGAACTCTGATATGCAGTTGACCTTAATTGTATGAAGTCGTCAGCGTGTAAAACAGCGTGGCCCCAACAAGAGGTTGGAAAGTTGCAATTTGTCAACAAAGGTCTTGCAATGAGATTGATCCTCTTAATCAGTGATTCAGCCAAACCATTTTGTGTATGGACATATGGAATAGAGTGCTGAACTTCAACCCCCAAAGCCATGCAATAATCACTGAAAGCACGTGAGGTGAATTCTGCGGCATTGTCCATTCGAATTGATTTAATTCGACTTTCAGGATAATGGGCTTGCAACTTAATGGCTTGCCTCATTATCTTGGAAAATGCATGGTTTCGTGTGGATAGAAGACACACGTGTGACCATCGTGTAGATGCGTCAATCAAAACCGTGAAATACCTGAAAGGTTCAGATAATGGTTGAATGAGACCACAAATGTCTCCTTGAATACGTTCAAGGAACCGAAGTGGTTCAGCTTGTATTTTGAGGTGCAAGGGCCTCAAAATTAGCTTTCCTGTGGCACAAGATGTGCACACAAAATCTAAAGATTGAGAAAATTTTGACTCAAGCAAATTATGACCAATGGAATTGCTAATAATTTTTCTCAACATCCCGATTCCGGGATGGCCTAGGTGATCATGCCAGGTTTGGAATGCATTAACATTCTAAAAATTACTTTGTATGCAACATGTTTCACGGGTTTGATGTACGTATAGTACAAACCAGACGATAGAGACGGAATTTTCGCATGTACCTTTTTGTCATATCCGTGATCTTTAGTAAAGAGTAGATACTCCTCTTTGTTGTCTTCATGGGTTTCAATGTGAAAACCATTTTTATGAATATCTCGATAACTGATCAGGGTACGTGAAGAATCAGGATACAATAAAGCATCCTCAATTTTCACTTGTGTACCACTTGGGAGGGTGAATATGGCACGTCCAGTATCAACAATCACTGTATCGCGTCCAACGATAGTTAGAATATCTCCATTCATCTTTTTTAGAGTTTGGAATATTTCATCTCcctcagtatggagtttgtggtgCCAGTGTCCACAAGGCATAATTCCTCTTTCTTGGGATTGTCCCCGTAGAAAACTATATAAAACAAAAGAATTTTCAATAAAAAAACCTCATGTTAATACATAGAATACAATCTTATTATATCAAATGTGCTGAtacaatctatatctatatctactattaaagggaatatgtattcttggtttggtttctCTTTGTTTCATCCTGTTTTCTGATGATTTTTACGTATGCTATTTTCTGGTTTGGTTCGGTTTGAGCCTTTGAGGAACGTGTGACGTACGTGAAAGAAAACGAGAAACAAAAGGCTGCGGACATATGTGCAAAGGAAATCGGGACGGCCGGCCCACGTGCAAAGGAAACGAAAAACTAAGCGTTGAGGACGTACGTGAAAGGAAACTGGGACGGACGGCCCATACATCTATTTTAGTTATCAGATCCACGTAGGAGAACTATTCCAATGCAGAGCCATGGATGCCCCGATCCAGATTTCACAAAGAATTCCCGCAATAAAAAGAGGCTCGACTAGAAATCGAGCTTAATTGCATTGCAATTCGCAAGCCTGCAATAAAAAGAGGCTCGGCTAGAAAACAAGCAGGTGTCCGATAGTACTACATAGTTGGCCGGAACTTCGTCGGCCGATTTTACACTTGAGGTACATGGACAAGCAGGCTACAGTTCATTGCTTTAAGAATGTCTACAACCCCTCTTCCTCCCCAACTCGCTTTGGCTACTTGACTGTATCTCAATTTGGTCTGATGTATTAGCCCGTACTAATCTCTTTTTAACGTATTTATTGGCACTAATTAACCTTATTGATATAGCAATGTTTCTTGGTGGAGAGATCCATGCGAAGCAACAAATTCTCCAGGACAAAGATTAAAGGTCCTGAATTATAGTGCTATGCATGAGAGATACATTCGTGTATATGACTGACAATAACATTAGCAACTGTTGTATGTTTTTTTTTCTAGGGAATCAAGAATTCTGCAAGAGTTGCTTCCTACAGTTTATCCCTTTGTTTGGATTTAATATTTAACTTATCTTTTTTCCTAAGGGAAAAAATGAGTTCTTTTTTTGCGGAAAGGGAAAAAATGAGTTCATATATAATCTACTCATAACATGTGTGTACCCTCCGGAGATGCATTTTCGCATACATTCATGGTTGATCTACAGGCATAATAGTATATTGTACAATTGGTGGACAGAACATGCAATACCTAATGTAGATTGGTGACCGGAACACCAGTATTGCAGCGTATCTCTTAATTTTGTATTTGGTTAGCACACACTACACTACCAAGCAGCCCAAAGTTCCAAACTCATATCTGTATAGTTGGTGATCATGTAGATGCTTGTAGGTATGCTAGGTGAGTACTCATGAGTGCTTGCAAGAGTGGATGAATTAGTGCAGATCTTTGATACATGCAGTGTTTGGAGGCACAACTTTTACATGTCACTCACGTCCTAATTTAAAAGTAGTTTGTACTATTGATTTATTTCTCATGTGCTTCATGAAGTTTTTGGTAGTTCACTGTATCAGGAGCACATTGTATTTGACATGCGTTGTGGATCATCTCACCCCTAAGCAGTGAAAGAGCCAGAGGTATTTGAGGAAATTACCTCGAGTTGTTTGATAATTTAGTTCCCAATTCTCATTTAATTTTATCGCCCGTTGCAACGCGTGGGCACTTGTACTAGTACAATATAAAGACAACAACAAACTTATGTTCTTATTACAATAATCACAAATGGACATAATTAAGTAGATCACTAAGGAGATTGAGGGACTAGTCGAAGTCGCCACACACGTTGCTTGCGGCGTACTCAATCAACATGTTCTCCGTTTCAGCAGGATCCTCAGGCGGATAAGGAATCAGGGCGTTGCTTGGTCCAGGAGGAACATCATGCGAACCACCATCTCCTTTTGCACTATGCGGATGAAGGTTGAAGTTGGCTTCAAACCTTTTCCCTTGAGGTGCTTTGCGTCCCCGAGATTGTTGGTACAACATAACCAGATGCTTAGGCATTGTGCACTTTTCAGTAGAATGCGTGTAGCATCCACACTTGTTGCAAAGCTTAGATTTATCAAACCTGGGCTTTGAAGTGCCTTTTCCCTTGCATTTCTGGATCTCCTCTTCTTATTGCACTTTCACTTATGCTTGAAGTTGGATTGTTTACCCTGAAAGCTACCATTAATATTTTTTCTATTCGCAACATTCAGATGAACTTCAGGTAAAGATTGTGCCCCCACTGGGCGCTGAGAGCCATTCTTAGCGAGTAGATCGTCATGCTTTTCAGCTTGAAGTAACATGTGAATAAGCTCGGAATAGACAGTGTAGTTACGAGCACGGTATTGCTGTTGGAGGATCATGTCTGAAGGGAGCGTAGTAGACAAAGTTTTCTCTATCTTCTCCCCCTCAGTAGGTTCCTTCTCACAAAATCGCAGTTTGGAACATATCTTATGAACAACATGATTAGACTCATCAATGGACTTGAAATCCCGAAGACGAAGATGAGTCCAATCATGGAGTGCTTCTGGCAGGACTACTGCCTTCTGCTGTCCATACCTCGTTTTGAGGGCCAGAAATATAGTACTAGGAGATTCCTCCTGTAAATACTCAGACTTGAGATCTGGATGAATATGGTGCCTTATGATGAATAAAGCAACATAGTCCTGTTGTTCTGTCAACGACATGGCTCCAGCCGGGAGAGGAGTCTCAGGGGCAGAATTGCACGCGCAATCCCACGAGACGCAAGACTGATCTTGATGTCCATAGCCCATGTAGGGTACTTGTGGCCATTGAGGGCAAGCTCCTCAAATTCTTTGGCAATCATCTTTGCCTACATGGGgaaccagagataattaatttacgggcggtaaattaaaaaccatcatggttgtGTAATAAGAATGCAAAAATTTGATGCTCAAGTGAAAAACTTGAAAAATTCTCAACCTCAATTGTGTGAACATAACACTTTTAAGACTGCTTAGATTCACAGTAATAGGCTATATCGCCATTACCTTGTGTATGCTACAATTCAGATATAAGGAATACACATTGGAGGTAATCGCTTATCGCGAATGACAAAGCCTATACCTCATAGTAAGAGGAGATAATCTGCAAATGAGCAGCATCCCAACTCATTACCTTGTGATTCCAAATATAATGAGGGAGAAATATTCAAAAATTTGCAAGTTTGATATGCGAGAGAAGATGATCTCACGCAAAAACATGTTCAAGAGAACTTGATATGTGGTAAACACATGGAAGATGCCATTATTCTCAGATGAAATTtggtactttatttatattgtcaatCCTAATCTAGAACTGGACTAGAATGTAGtccttccgtcccataatgtaagacgttttttacattatgggacggagggagtagaatgtaaGTAGCAGTCAAACTAGGTACTAAACAGtattccctctgttccaaaatagatgacccaactttgtactagtGTTTAACTAAAaatagagaagaaaaaagaaaagaaaaacaaatccTGAAGGGCTAGCTGCCACAGCCGGCCGAGGCCAGCCCGCAGCCACCCGCACCGCATAAGAAGAGGAGGTGAGGGGTGGGGCGGTTACGGATAAGGACCCGCCCCGACCCGCACCACGCTCgatcccccaccaccacctgcgctCGCGGGGAGCAGGGAGCCCAGTTGCCGGCCGTTGAGGCGAGCGCCGTCGCCTGCCCTCGCATCTCCAGTAGTCAGCGACACGACACCGACGAGGCTTCTTCATCCGAAGAGGAGACAACAACGGAGGGGGCCTGGCGCAGTGGATTAGCGGTGAAGCCCAGGTTCTCCATGGCGGCGAAGGGAAACAAGGCGGTAGCGGCAACCGTCCTCGCGGATCAGGTGAAGGAAGAAGGAAATGAGGCCGGACATCTCACCGGCGAGTCTCGATCTCTTCT
Above is a window of Triticum aestivum cultivar Chinese Spring chromosome 6B, IWGSC CS RefSeq v2.1, whole genome shotgun sequence DNA encoding:
- the LOC123135053 gene encoding uncharacterized protein codes for the protein MALRNLAAKLRIPTSAAARLPSPPTPAAFRLPSDPSVPPPSVSRLESARDWYQFQRARYDDVTREFRNFRLEVVWSERVANLLDLAYKVGCPIVVGGVVMKGIAYRVLAYQKM